From a single Accipiter gentilis chromosome 10, bAccGen1.1, whole genome shotgun sequence genomic region:
- the CTSH gene encoding pro-cathepsin H: MDWAALLVAAALLALAAAWEPSAEEELQFKAWMLQNNRRYSPDEYPRRLRIFLGNKRQIDEHNAGNHSYQMSLNQFSDLTFAEFKKLYLWREPQNCSATKGNFLRSSGPYPDSIDWRKKGNYVTPVKNQGPCGSCWTFSTTGCLESAIAIATGKLLSLAEQQLVDCAQAFNNHGCSGGLPSQAFEYILYNKGLMGEDTYPYRAENGTCKFQPEKAIAFVKDVINITQYDEDGMVEAVGKHNPVSFAFEVTGNFMHYRKGVYSNPRCEHTPDKVNHAVLAVGYGEENGTPYWIVKNSWGPLWGMNGYFLIERGKNMCGLAACASYPVPQV, from the exons ATGGACTGGGCTGCGTTGCTGGTTGCGGCCGCGCTTCTGGCGCTCGCCGCCGCTTGGGAGCCCTCCGCCGAAG AGGAGCTGCAGTTCAAGGCCTGGATGCTGCAG AACAACCGGCGGTACAGCCCGGACGAGTACCCCCGCCGGCTGCGCATCTTCCTCGGTAACAAGAGGCAGATCGACGAGCACAACGCCGGCAACCACAGCTACCAGA tGAGCCTGAACCAGTTTTCGGATCTGACCTTcgcagaatttaaaaaattgtacCTGTGGAGAGAGCCCCAG AACTGCTCAGCCACAAAGGGGAACTTCCTGCGCAGCTCGGGGCCGTATCCCGACTCCATTGactggaggaagaagggaaattaCGTGACACCCGTGAAAAACCAG GGCCCCTGCGGGAGCTGCTGGACCTTTTCCACCACAGGGTGTTTGGAGTCTGCTATTGCTATTGCGACGGGAAAGCTCCTCTCTCTG GCAGAACAACAGTTAGTTGATTGCGCCCAGGCTTTTAACAACCACGGCTGCAGTGG GGGCCTGCCAAGCCAAGCCTTTGAATACATATtgtataacaaagggctcatgggggAGGACACCTACCCATACCGGGCCGAG AATGGCACCTGCAAGTTCCAGCCGGAGAAGGCTATTGCATTTGTCAAGGATGTTATCAATATCACGCAG TATGATGAGGATGGCATGGTAGAAGCTGTGGGGAAGCACAACCCGGTGAGCTTTGCATTTGAGGTGACAGGTAACTTCATGCACTACAGAAAAGGAGTCTATTCAAA CCCACGATGTGAGCACACTCCTGACAAGGTGAACCATGCTGTCCTTGCTGTGGGCtatggagaagaaaatggaaCACCTTACTGGATTGTGAAGAACTCCTGGGGCCCGCTGTGGGGCATGAATGG gtACTTCCTTATTGAACGTGGCAAGAATATGTGTGGTCTTGCTGCTTGTGCATCTTACCCAGTTCCTCAGGTGTAA